Proteins encoded within one genomic window of Thiothrix litoralis:
- the pyrH gene encoding UMP kinase, whose product MSSTPASPELRFRRILLKLSGEALLGNQDSGIDPEILYRVAGEAIAVQRSGVQVAIVIGGGNLFRGAGLAEKGMDRVRGDQMGMLATVMNSLAMQDALEKLGANCRVLTALGIDQVGERYSAHQARRYLEQGDIVICAAGSGNPFFTTDTAASLRGVELQCDLLLKATKVDGIYDADPKKNPTAKRFDRLSFEDAIQRQLGVMDLTAMVMCRDNKLPLGVFDMFAPGALAAMVRGEIVGTLVEV is encoded by the coding sequence ATGTCATCGACCCCAGCCAGCCCCGAACTTCGTTTCCGTCGCATCCTTTTAAAACTCAGTGGGGAAGCCCTTTTGGGCAATCAGGATTCCGGCATTGACCCTGAAATTCTTTATCGCGTCGCAGGCGAAGCCATCGCTGTACAACGTTCTGGTGTGCAAGTCGCTATCGTGATCGGTGGCGGCAACCTGTTCCGAGGGGCTGGCTTAGCGGAAAAAGGCATGGATCGAGTGCGTGGCGACCAGATGGGGATGCTGGCAACGGTAATGAATTCCTTGGCGATGCAAGATGCGCTTGAAAAGCTCGGCGCTAACTGCCGCGTATTGACCGCGCTGGGTATTGATCAAGTGGGTGAACGTTATTCCGCGCACCAAGCCCGCCGTTACCTGGAGCAGGGTGATATTGTTATTTGTGCTGCGGGAAGTGGCAACCCATTTTTTACCACCGATACGGCTGCCAGCTTACGTGGCGTTGAATTACAATGCGACTTGTTGTTGAAGGCGACCAAGGTGGATGGCATTTATGATGCTGACCCGAAAAAAAATCCTACGGCGAAACGCTTTGATCGGTTATCCTTCGAGGACGCTATCCAGCGCCAGTTAGGGGTGATGGATTTAACGGCGATGGTAATGTGCCGTGATAATAAACTTCCGCTCGGTGTATTTGATATGTTTGCGCCCGGAGCGCTCGCTGCGATGGTGCGTGGTGAGATTGTTGGAACTTTGGTTGAGGTTTAA
- a CDS encoding phosphatidate cytidylyltransferase, producing MLKQRVITGLVLILLVFAGIQFLPTELFGLFSLMFIVGLGAWEWAGLTGCYLPEKRMAGTMMILLASVPLVFIRPDPVIVLAVSIPVWLAVLVALKIYPRNAGFYKKHALSMRLSGILVLLPAWYALMELHAMHYTYVMYLITLVALADTAAYFTGRTFGRTKLAPDLSPGKTNEGMSGAVLATALWAWLASYWLAIPEGKHLMFMVLSLFVVLMSVAGDLFESLLKREAGVKDSGSILPGHGGILDRIDSLLAAAPLFTLGLLWLGIYSGV from the coding sequence ATGCTTAAACAACGGGTTATTACGGGATTAGTGCTAATTTTACTGGTATTTGCGGGAATCCAGTTTTTACCGACCGAACTGTTTGGCTTGTTTTCATTGATGTTTATCGTTGGCTTGGGTGCCTGGGAGTGGGCAGGGCTGACCGGTTGTTATCTGCCTGAAAAGCGTATGGCGGGAACCATGATGATCCTATTGGCATCGGTTCCGTTGGTATTTATCCGCCCTGACCCGGTAATCGTGTTGGCGGTGAGCATCCCGGTGTGGCTGGCGGTGTTAGTGGCCTTGAAAATTTATCCGCGCAATGCGGGTTTTTACAAGAAACACGCGCTGTCGATGCGTTTGTCCGGCATCTTGGTGTTGTTGCCTGCTTGGTATGCCTTGATGGAGCTGCATGCCATGCATTATACCTATGTTATGTATCTGATTACCTTGGTGGCGCTGGCGGATACGGCAGCTTACTTCACCGGGCGCACGTTCGGTAGAACCAAGCTGGCACCTGATTTAAGCCCTGGCAAGACCAATGAGGGTATGTCCGGCGCGGTGCTTGCGACAGCGTTATGGGCGTGGTTGGCTTCCTATTGGCTGGCTATTCCCGAAGGTAAACATTTGATGTTCATGGTGCTTTCCCTGTTTGTGGTATTGATGTCGGTAGCGGGTGATTTGTTTGAGAGCTTGCTGAAACGCGAAGCCGGGGTGAAGGATAGCGGGAGCATTCTGCCGGGGCATGGTGGCATCCTCGACCGTATCGACAGTCTGTTAGCCGCAGCGCCGTTGTTTACGCTGGGTTTGTTATGGCTGGGGAT
- the rpsB gene encoding 30S ribosomal protein S2 has product MPKVTMRQMLEAGVHFGHQTRYWNPKMGQFIFGERNKIHIINLEQSLPMFNDATNFIGKLAAKGGKIMFVGTKRSAREAVSEAATACKMPYVNHRWLGGMLTNFKTVKQSIKRLKDLEKMAEDGTFQKLGKKEILTLSRESEKLERSLGGIKDMRGLPDAIFVIDVGYEKIAVQEANKLGIPVIGVVDTNNSLQGIDYVIPGNDDAIRAIQLYVSAAADAINEGHTSAAVAPEPEAAAPVVTEAVADEAPTTDAAGA; this is encoded by the coding sequence ATGCCTAAAGTTACTATGCGCCAAATGCTCGAAGCAGGCGTTCATTTCGGTCATCAGACCCGTTACTGGAACCCTAAAATGGGTCAGTTCATCTTTGGTGAGCGCAACAAAATCCACATCATCAACCTTGAGCAGTCTCTGCCAATGTTCAATGATGCGACCAACTTCATTGGTAAGCTGGCTGCGAAAGGCGGCAAAATCATGTTCGTCGGCACCAAGCGTTCTGCACGTGAAGCCGTTAGCGAAGCTGCGACTGCTTGCAAAATGCCTTACGTCAACCATCGCTGGTTGGGTGGGATGCTGACTAACTTCAAAACAGTCAAGCAATCCATCAAGCGCCTGAAAGATCTGGAAAAAATGGCTGAAGACGGCACTTTCCAGAAATTGGGCAAAAAAGAAATCCTGACCTTGAGCCGTGAATCCGAAAAGCTGGAACGCAGCCTCGGTGGTATCAAGGATATGCGTGGTCTGCCAGACGCGATTTTCGTTATCGACGTAGGCTACGAAAAAATCGCTGTGCAGGAAGCCAACAAGCTGGGTATCCCGGTTATTGGTGTAGTTGATACCAACAACTCCCTGCAAGGTATTGATTATGTGATTCCAGGTAACGATGACGCTATCCGCGCCATCCAACTGTACGTTTCAGCCGCTGCCGATGCGATCAACGAAGGTCACACTTCCGCTGCTGTTGCACCAGAACCTGAAGCCGCTGCCCCAGTTGTTACTGAAGCAGTCGCTGATGAAGCACCGACTACAGACGCTGCTGGCGCTTAA
- the glnD gene encoding [protein-PII] uridylyltransferase, with protein MMAILQTNPLLTVYHALMARDDLQIADYAQAIRDARKLLGEAFHAGKEIRSLLFNHAEFIDLLLQHLWAKNGIPQHQQATLIAVGGYGRRELHPASDIDLLLLLPASPSPEGCERISAFITSLWDIGLDVGHSVRTLDECLELASTDQTVITNLIESRYLSGNEQLFHALRDAIAPTHMWNSRDFFQAKLEEQQKRYVKLGDTSHRVEPNIKEGRGGLRDIQTISWVTHREYGTLSLQELYEKRLVEYDEFETLREGRQFLWRIRFALHELAGRKEDRLLFDYQRNLAHLFGYTDDANNAAVEAFMQRYYRTITALERLSDMLMGIFRERILTLHPPPPEMLGEWYQKRGNLISVNSPDVFVLYPTALLEIFLLLQITPGVTGLTPDTTRLIRHNLHRIDASFRQQARHRQLFIQILRQHKSITFVTRLMNRYGILAAYIPAFANIVGRMQYDLFHMYTVDEHTLLVVRNLRRYSTAIGAQELPLCAKVFKNFRNPELLYLAGLFHDIAKGRNGDHSELGSHDAYSFCREHSLDLHDSSLVSWLVGHHLLMSMTAQRKDISDPAIVQEFAEIVASQSRLDCLFLLTIADIRGTNPKLWNGWKQALLHELYHSTRRVLSNRTLITHEGTLLIEEKRNAVLEQLLQEGFSAAECHALWNKFGADYHLQHSVESVHWHTRHILIEAARKPTLIHIRRTVSGSSNVLFVYSKDQDDLFSRVVSSLEQLNLNVVQARIVSTTDGFDLYTLHILGQDNHPIISEVDQEYIIDTITNNLERETPYHRTHRKSRILRNFDIPTRISFSQQPEKNLTLLEINAGDMPGLLSRLGEAMDGLGIRVHNARINTLGEQAQDIFYVTTREGGMIMDEQQQQHIRQVLAGALEAE; from the coding sequence ATGATGGCGATTCTGCAAACCAACCCTTTGCTGACGGTTTATCATGCGCTAATGGCACGTGATGACCTGCAAATTGCTGATTATGCCCAAGCCATCCGTGACGCGCGTAAGTTGCTAGGGGAAGCCTTCCACGCGGGGAAAGAAATTCGTAGCCTGCTGTTTAACCATGCCGAATTTATCGACCTACTACTCCAGCACTTATGGGCAAAAAACGGCATTCCTCAACATCAACAAGCCACACTAATTGCGGTGGGTGGTTATGGTCGCCGAGAATTACACCCAGCCTCCGACATTGACTTACTGCTGCTATTGCCTGCATCACCAAGCCCAGAAGGCTGCGAACGCATCTCCGCCTTTATCACATCACTGTGGGACATCGGACTGGATGTTGGGCATAGCGTTCGCACCCTTGACGAATGCCTAGAACTGGCAAGCACGGATCAAACCGTCATCACCAACCTCATCGAATCACGCTACCTTAGCGGCAATGAACAACTCTTCCACGCCTTACGTGATGCCATCGCCCCGACGCACATGTGGAACAGTCGCGACTTCTTCCAAGCCAAGCTCGAAGAGCAACAAAAACGCTACGTCAAACTCGGCGACACCTCGCACCGCGTGGAACCCAATATCAAGGAAGGACGCGGCGGATTACGTGACATTCAAACCATTAGCTGGGTCACACACCGCGAATACGGCACACTGTCTTTACAGGAACTCTACGAAAAGCGATTGGTAGAATACGACGAATTTGAAACATTACGCGAAGGTCGCCAGTTCCTGTGGCGTATTCGCTTCGCCCTACACGAACTGGCCGGGCGCAAGGAAGATCGCCTGTTATTTGACTACCAGCGCAATCTTGCGCACCTGTTTGGCTATACCGACGATGCCAACAATGCAGCCGTAGAAGCCTTCATGCAACGCTACTATCGCACCATCACCGCGCTAGAACGTTTAAGCGACATGTTGATGGGTATTTTCCGCGAGCGCATTCTCACCCTGCACCCACCACCGCCAGAAATGTTGGGCGAATGGTATCAAAAGCGCGGCAACCTGATTTCGGTGAATTCACCGGATGTCTTCGTGCTGTATCCAACCGCCTTGCTGGAAATTTTCCTACTACTACAAATCACACCGGGCGTAACCGGGCTAACCCCCGACACCACCCGCCTGATCCGCCACAACCTGCACCGGATTGATGCCAGCTTCCGCCAGCAAGCCCGCCACCGCCAACTGTTCATCCAAATTTTGCGCCAACACAAAAGCATTACTTTTGTCACGCGACTCATGAACCGTTACGGCATTCTTGCCGCGTACATCCCCGCCTTCGCCAATATCGTCGGGCGGATGCAGTACGATTTGTTCCACATGTACACCGTGGACGAACACACGCTACTCGTGGTACGCAACCTACGACGTTACAGTACCGCCATCGGCGCTCAAGAACTTCCCCTGTGTGCAAAAGTTTTCAAGAACTTTCGTAACCCAGAGCTGTTATACCTTGCCGGGCTATTTCATGACATCGCCAAAGGGCGTAACGGCGACCATTCCGAATTAGGCTCACACGATGCTTACAGTTTCTGTCGGGAACACAGCCTAGACCTGCATGATTCCTCACTCGTCAGTTGGCTCGTAGGCCATCACTTATTGATGAGCATGACTGCACAGCGTAAAGACATTAGTGACCCCGCGATCGTTCAGGAATTCGCCGAAATTGTCGCCTCACAAAGCCGTCTGGATTGCCTCTTTCTACTCACTATTGCGGACATTCGTGGTACTAATCCCAAGCTATGGAATGGTTGGAAACAAGCCTTGCTGCATGAGCTATACCACTCTACCCGACGTGTCCTGAGTAATCGCACCCTGATTACCCATGAAGGGACATTGCTGATTGAGGAAAAACGCAACGCCGTACTGGAACAACTGTTGCAAGAAGGATTTTCCGCAGCCGAATGCCACGCGCTATGGAATAAATTCGGGGCGGATTACCACCTCCAGCACTCGGTAGAATCGGTGCACTGGCATACCCGCCACATCCTTATCGAGGCAGCACGCAAACCCACCCTCATTCACATCCGTCGTACCGTCTCAGGCAGCAGCAATGTCTTATTTGTTTACAGCAAAGATCAGGATGACTTATTTTCACGGGTCGTATCCTCATTGGAGCAACTCAACCTCAACGTCGTGCAAGCACGGATAGTCTCCACCACAGACGGTTTCGACCTGTACACGCTGCACATTCTCGGCCAAGATAATCACCCGATTATCAGTGAAGTTGATCAAGAATATATCATCGACACGATCACCAATAACCTAGAACGCGAAACGCCTTACCACCGTACCCACCGCAAATCACGTATTTTGCGCAATTTCGACATACCCACCCGCATTTCCTTTAGCCAGCAGCCAGAAAAAAATCTGACCTTGCTAGAAATCAACGCGGGTGATATGCCAGGGCTACTGTCACGGCTAGGCGAAGCAATGGATGGGCTGGGAATTCGTGTGCATAACGCCCGCATCAACACGCTAGGCGAACAGGCACAAGATATTTTCTACGTGACCACGCGGGAAGGCGGCATGATTATGGATGAGCAGCAACAGCAGCATATCCGGCAGGTGCTAGCAGGCGCACTGGAGGCCGAGTGA
- the map gene encoding type I methionyl aminopeptidase — MAKTQRDQGITIKTADEIAKMRVAGKLAADVLDMIGEYVKPGVTTDTLNQICHDYIINVQQAIPAPLGYGQPPFPKSICTSVNHQICHGIPSDKVLKNGDALNIDITVIKDGYHGDTSKMFHVGEPTIAGKRLSLITQQCMYHGILQVRPGATLGDIGKAIQRHAHAHHYSVVEEFCGHGIGSKFHEAPQILHYYSKDSDKIIIQAGMIFTIEPMINQGKRHLKILPDQWTAVTKDHKLSAQWEHTILVTDDGFEILTLRAEEANWRETL, encoded by the coding sequence ATGGCAAAGACACAACGTGATCAGGGAATAACGATCAAAACGGCGGATGAAATCGCCAAAATGCGGGTAGCAGGTAAGCTGGCAGCCGATGTACTGGACATGATCGGTGAATACGTCAAACCGGGCGTCACCACCGATACCTTGAACCAGATTTGCCACGATTACATTATTAATGTGCAGCAAGCAATCCCCGCCCCGCTGGGATATGGTCAACCACCCTTCCCCAAATCCATCTGCACCTCGGTCAATCACCAGATTTGCCACGGCATACCCAGCGACAAAGTGCTCAAAAATGGCGATGCCCTGAATATCGACATTACCGTGATCAAGGATGGCTACCACGGCGACACCAGTAAAATGTTCCATGTGGGCGAACCGACCATTGCAGGCAAGCGCCTGAGCCTGATTACCCAGCAATGCATGTACCACGGCATCCTGCAAGTACGCCCCGGCGCAACCCTTGGTGATATTGGCAAGGCGATCCAACGCCATGCTCATGCCCATCATTACAGCGTGGTGGAAGAGTTTTGTGGGCATGGTATCGGCAGTAAATTCCATGAAGCACCGCAAATCCTGCATTATTACAGCAAAGACAGCGACAAAATCATCATTCAAGCTGGCATGATTTTCACCATCGAACCGATGATCAACCAAGGCAAACGCCACCTGAAAATCCTGCCTGACCAGTGGACAGCCGTCACCAAAGACCACAAGCTTTCCGCGCAATGGGAACACACCATTTTAGTGACCGATGATGGCTTTGAGATTCTCACGCTACGTGCCGAAGAGGCTAACTGGCGCGAAACACTATGA
- a CDS encoding Uma2 family endonuclease: MLSPSTKRTDLGEKFENYTQIPTLREYVIVSQDTPHLQIFRRRCNWKVEYYYSGDTFTLESVGLEMTVDTIYRRVRKEVGLD; the protein is encoded by the coding sequence GTGCTATCCCCCAGCACCAAACGCACCGATTTAGGCGAAAAATTTGAGAATTACACACAAATACCGACCTTGCGCGAATACGTCATCGTCTCGCAAGACACCCCCCACCTGCAAATCTTCCGGCGACGCTGCAACTGGAAAGTGGAATACTATTACTCAGGTGATACCTTCACCTTAGAGTCAGTCGGACTGGAAATGACAGTAGACACCATCTATCGACGCGTCCGCAAAGAAGTAGGCTTGGACTAA
- the uppS gene encoding polyprenyl diphosphate synthase has protein sequence MTNTTPKDAVPRHVAIVMDGNGRWAKARYLPRLMGHHRGVEAARKVIRVCSGAGVECLTLFAFSSENWRRPEEEVSGLMSLFMSALERESAALFRHNVRLCFIGDRSGFSASLQEKILQVEALTASCSGMRLLIAANYGGRWDILQAVRTLASQINAGELDADKLDEATFGRLLSTDGVPEPDLFIRTGGEKRISNFLMWQLAYAELYFTDVLWPEFDEQCLRDAFRDFASRQRRFGMTGEQVSGEKHA, from the coding sequence ATGACAAATACAACGCCAAAAGACGCTGTTCCCCGGCATGTTGCCATTGTAATGGACGGGAATGGGCGTTGGGCAAAAGCCCGCTACCTCCCACGCCTGATGGGGCATCATCGCGGGGTCGAAGCTGCACGCAAGGTTATCCGTGTCTGTAGTGGTGCTGGTGTAGAGTGCCTGACCCTGTTTGCCTTCAGCAGTGAAAACTGGCGTCGCCCGGAAGAGGAAGTCAGCGGCCTGATGTCCTTGTTCATGTCTGCGCTGGAACGTGAGTCAGCCGCTTTGTTCCGCCATAACGTCAGGCTGTGTTTCATCGGCGACCGCAGCGGATTTTCAGCCAGCTTACAGGAAAAAATCCTTCAGGTTGAGGCACTGACTGCTAGTTGCAGCGGAATGCGCTTGCTGATTGCTGCGAATTACGGCGGTCGTTGGGATATTCTTCAGGCAGTACGTACCCTTGCCAGCCAGATTAATGCTGGCGAACTGGATGCCGACAAGCTGGATGAGGCAACGTTTGGACGTTTGCTGTCAACGGATGGCGTGCCGGAACCCGATTTATTTATTCGCACAGGCGGAGAAAAACGCATCAGTAATTTCCTGATGTGGCAATTGGCATACGCGGAATTGTATTTCACGGATGTATTATGGCCGGAATTCGACGAACAATGCCTGCGCGATGCCTTCAGGGACTTTGCCAGTCGGCAGCGGCGGTTCGGAATGACGGGTGAGCAGGTATCAGGAGAAAAACATGCTTAA
- the frr gene encoding ribosome recycling factor, with protein MIAEIKQDAEQRMQKSIEALRNDLTKIRTGRAHPSLLDQITVDYYGSEVPLSQVANVSTEDARTLKVVPWEKPMAAKIEKAILTSNLGLNPSSDGNVIRVPLPALTEERRRDLVKVVKSDAEGARVAIRNIRRDANSDFKALLKEKEISEDEERRAADDIQKLTDHFIKEVETVLETKEKELMVV; from the coding sequence ATGATTGCAGAGATTAAACAAGATGCAGAGCAACGGATGCAGAAAAGCATTGAAGCCTTGCGCAATGATTTGACAAAAATTCGTACAGGCCGTGCACACCCCAGTTTGCTGGATCAAATTACGGTGGATTATTACGGTTCAGAAGTTCCGCTTAGCCAAGTTGCCAATGTCAGTACCGAAGATGCACGCACCTTGAAAGTGGTGCCATGGGAAAAGCCGATGGCGGCCAAAATTGAAAAAGCTATCCTAACCTCTAATTTGGGTTTGAACCCGTCTAGTGATGGCAATGTTATCCGTGTGCCTTTGCCAGCATTGACGGAAGAACGCCGCCGTGACTTGGTGAAAGTGGTAAAAAGCGATGCAGAAGGGGCGCGGGTCGCGATTCGCAATATCCGCCGTGATGCCAATTCTGATTTCAAGGCATTGTTGAAAGAGAAAGAAATCTCGGAAGACGAAGAGCGCCGCGCTGCTGACGACATCCAGAAGCTGACCGACCATTTCATCAAGGAAGTGGAAACGGTGCTGGAAACCAAAGAAAAAGAATTAATGGTAGTTTGA
- the tsf gene encoding translation elongation factor Ts: MAITAGMVKELRERTGAGMMECKKALTETNGDMEAAIDLMRKSGAAKADKKAGRVAAEGRVVIALTADAKRAVVVEVNSETDFAAKDSFFVAFAEEVGATALANNVADVEALSAMTEASRTALIAKIGENVQVRRLVWVDAGAGQLSTYQHGAKIGVVVSMTGGDDEMGKHIAMHIAASRPACVDESGVPADLVEREREIQIDIAMQSGKPRDIAEKMVVGRMKKFLGEITLVGQPFVMNPDQTVGDLLTSKGASIAEFVRLEVGEGIEKKQDNFAEEVAAQAAAAAAGN, encoded by the coding sequence ATGGCAATTACTGCTGGAATGGTGAAAGAACTGCGCGAACGTACCGGCGCAGGCATGATGGAATGCAAAAAAGCCCTGACTGAAACCAATGGTGACATGGAAGCGGCTATTGACCTGATGCGCAAATCCGGTGCAGCGAAAGCTGACAAGAAAGCCGGGCGTGTTGCCGCAGAAGGTCGTGTTGTGATTGCACTGACGGCTGATGCCAAACGTGCAGTCGTCGTTGAAGTGAACAGCGAAACAGACTTTGCTGCGAAAGACAGCTTCTTCGTCGCATTTGCTGAAGAGGTTGGTGCAACTGCATTGGCAAACAATGTAGCAGACGTTGAAGCGCTGTCAGCGATGACAGAAGCTAGCCGTACTGCACTGATTGCTAAAATCGGTGAAAACGTGCAAGTACGCCGTTTGGTTTGGGTTGATGCAGGTGCAGGCCAACTGTCTACCTATCAACACGGTGCCAAAATCGGCGTTGTGGTCAGCATGACTGGTGGCGACGATGAAATGGGTAAGCACATTGCGATGCACATCGCAGCGAGCCGCCCAGCTTGTGTCGATGAGTCCGGTGTACCGGCTGATTTGGTTGAGCGTGAGCGCGAAATCCAGATCGACATCGCTATGCAAAGTGGCAAGCCCCGTGACATCGCTGAAAAGATGGTTGTCGGCCGCATGAAGAAATTCTTGGGCGAAATCACCTTGGTAGGCCAGCCGTTCGTTATGAACCCTGACCAAACCGTTGGCGATTTGCTGACATCCAAAGGCGCAAGCATTGCTGAATTTGTGCGTCTGGAAGTCGGTGAAGGCATCGAGAAAAAGCAAGATAACTTTGCTGAAGAAGTAGCGGCGCAAGCGGCTGCGGCAGCAGCGGGGAACTAA
- a CDS encoding RNA-guided endonuclease InsQ/TnpB family protein, with protein sequence MQRLQAFKYELMPNGETQRQLRRFAGSCRFVYNRALALQQANHEAGEKFIGYVAMAKHLTAWRNGVETPWLKDAPVHPLQHALKDLDKAYQNFFAKRADFPRFKRKGSGDSFRYPDPKQIKLDPGNSRIFLPKLGWIRYRNSRDVLGELRNVTVSSKGDQWFVSIQTQREVELPATPVTTAIGIDLGIARFATLSDGTWMESRNSFKSKQAKLAKYQRRMAHKQKFSNNWKKAQANVQKIHTQIANARRDFLHKATTTLSQNHALVFIEDLQVGNMSKSAAGTAENPGKNVAQKSGLNKAILDQGWGEFRRQLDYKLAWKGGMLFAVPPHYTSQECPECHHVAADNRQTQARFVCVQCHYENNADHVGAINVLERGYRLLACGDAALSRSVKQEPTEVSQLSS encoded by the coding sequence ATGCAACGACTCCAAGCCTTCAAATACGAACTCATGCCCAATGGTGAAACACAGCGTCAACTACGCCGTTTTGCTGGGTCATGTCGCTTCGTGTACAACAGGGCGTTAGCGTTGCAGCAAGCCAATCATGAAGCAGGTGAAAAATTCATCGGTTACGTCGCAATGGCCAAGCACCTGACCGCATGGCGCAACGGTGTGGAAACCCCGTGGCTGAAAGATGCCCCTGTCCACCCCCTGCAACACGCGCTCAAAGATCTCGACAAGGCTTACCAAAACTTTTTCGCCAAACGTGCCGACTTCCCCCGTTTCAAGCGCAAGGGCAGTGGTGACAGTTTCCGTTATCCTGACCCCAAACAAATCAAGCTCGACCCAGGCAATAGCCGAATTTTTCTGCCAAAACTCGGCTGGATACGCTACCGCAATAGCCGCGATGTGTTGGGAGAACTACGCAATGTCACGGTTTCCAGCAAAGGCGACCAATGGTTTGTCAGCATCCAAACCCAGCGCGAAGTGGAATTGCCAGCCACACCCGTAACCACTGCTATCGGTATTGACCTTGGGATAGCGCGTTTTGCGACGCTCTCCGATGGCACATGGATGGAATCGCGTAACAGCTTCAAGAGCAAACAAGCGAAACTCGCCAAATATCAACGGCGCATGGCGCACAAACAAAAGTTCAGCAACAACTGGAAAAAAGCACAAGCCAACGTTCAAAAAATTCACACGCAAATCGCCAACGCCCGCCGCGATTTCCTGCACAAGGCGACGACCACGCTTAGCCAAAACCACGCGCTCGTGTTCATCGAAGATTTGCAGGTCGGTAATATGTCGAAGTCAGCGGCAGGCACAGCCGAAAACCCCGGCAAGAACGTTGCCCAGAAATCCGGCTTAAACAAAGCCATTCTCGACCAAGGCTGGGGTGAATTTCGACGGCAACTTGACTACAAGCTGGCATGGAAAGGCGGGATGTTGTTTGCCGTGCCGCCGCATTATACCAGTCAGGAATGCCCCGAATGTCACCATGTAGCGGCGGATAATCGTCAGACGCAAGCGCGGTTTGTGTGTGTGCAATGCCATTACGAAAATAACGCCGATCATGTCGGCGCGATCAATGTTTTAGAGCGGGGATACCGCTTGTTAGCCTGTGGAGATGCGGCCTTAAGCCGCTCTGTGAAGCAGGAACCCACCGAAGTCAGTCAGCTATCTAGCTGA